The following DNA comes from Streptococcus pasteurianus.
TGTTTGGTCATGTACAGCCCTAGACCAGTTGCTTTTTGGTGTTCATGACCGTTAAATCCAGTAAAACCTTCGTCAAAAAGACGTGGTAAATCTTCTTCTAGTATTCCAATACCATCATCAGATATAACGATATTTCCATCGCTTATACTAATGATAATTGTTCCGTCTGTTTTGGAATACTTAACGGCGTTATCAATAATTTGTGAAATAGCAAAGCTTAGCCATTTTCGGTCAGAACTCAGCTCCCAATCACCAATAACCTCAACAGAAAGATTTTTTAGCAAACACGGAATACGATATTTTTTGATAATCTTTGTTGTAACATCCTTGACAGATAGTTTTTCAAAGCGAAAATCGTCTTTGTTTTGACTGAATTTTAAATAAGTCAACAACGTATCAAGATAGTTTTGAAGTCGTGTCAATTGTTGCTGTACTTCGTTTGAGTCGAGTTGGTCAGTCTGTGCCATTAATGAAAGGGCTGATATGGGAACTTTCATTTGATGTGACCACATTTTGACAAGATTTTGCAAATTTTCAGTTTGCGTCTTTTCAGCTAGTAATTCATTAGCGCTAGTT
Coding sequences within:
- a CDS encoding sensor histidine kinase — protein: MIRQFFKEYSVWYLTYILLSILFIVIFALYRLPLAYFKVSILINFTILIFISIWQYLKFKQKLSILHHFIYVKELDELELPSELAYKDIIIKLKETSANELLAEKTQTENLQNLVKMWSHQMKVPISALSLMAQTDQLDSNEVQQQLTRLQNYLDTLLTYLKFSQNKDDFRFEKLSVKDVTTKIIKKYRIPCLLKNLSVEVIGDWELSSDRKWLSFAISQIIDNAVKYSKTDGTIIISISDGNIVISDDGIGILEEDLPRLFDEGFTGFNGHEHQKATGLGLYMTKQVLDTLNLNITIDSQIDKGTQVEISSHKN